A single region of the Rhizobium sp. NLR16a genome encodes:
- the cheB gene encoding chemotaxis response regulator protein-glutamate methylesterase produces MSAPARVLVVDDSPTMRGLITAVLSSDPEVSVIGQAGDALEAREAIKRLNPDVVTLDIEMPNMNGLDFLEKIMTLRPMPVIMVSTMTHRGAEATLAALEIGAFDCVGKPGPGEPRPFGDLAEKVKAAARTQRQFSQPTAAVAPPPSVADFRVGRKIVAIGSSTGGVEALIAVLQKFPANCPPTVITQHMPPTFTKSFAERLNRLCAPVVQEATDGARLEIGKIYLAPGGERHLQVSGGSAPCCRLVDRAPVNGHRPSVDVLFDSVAELAGRNAVGVILTGMGRDGAAGLLKMRHAGARTLGQNEKTCVVYGMPRVAHELGAVEQQLPLTAIGEEILKLTAARKEGTE; encoded by the coding sequence ATGAGCGCTCCGGCCAGAGTTCTCGTTGTTGATGACTCGCCGACGATGCGGGGTTTGATTACCGCGGTGCTGAGCTCCGACCCGGAAGTGAGCGTCATCGGCCAGGCCGGCGACGCGCTGGAAGCGCGGGAGGCAATCAAGCGGCTGAATCCCGACGTCGTGACGCTCGACATTGAGATGCCGAACATGAACGGCCTCGATTTCCTTGAAAAGATCATGACCCTGCGGCCGATGCCGGTGATCATGGTCTCGACGATGACGCATCGCGGTGCCGAAGCGACGCTTGCGGCGCTTGAGATCGGTGCCTTCGATTGCGTCGGCAAGCCAGGTCCCGGCGAACCCAGGCCCTTCGGCGATCTCGCCGAGAAGGTCAAGGCGGCCGCGCGCACGCAGCGTCAGTTCTCCCAACCGACCGCCGCCGTCGCGCCCCCGCCCTCCGTCGCCGATTTTCGCGTCGGCCGCAAGATCGTCGCGATCGGCTCGTCGACCGGCGGCGTCGAGGCGCTGATCGCCGTGCTGCAGAAATTCCCGGCAAACTGCCCACCGACCGTCATCACTCAGCATATGCCGCCGACTTTCACCAAGAGCTTCGCCGAGCGGCTGAACCGTCTCTGCGCGCCGGTGGTGCAGGAAGCGACCGACGGCGCCCGTCTCGAGATCGGCAAGATCTATCTGGCGCCGGGCGGCGAACGTCATCTTCAGGTCAGCGGCGGCTCCGCGCCGTGCTGCCGTCTCGTCGATCGGGCGCCCGTCAACGGTCACCGCCCGTCCGTGGACGTGCTCTTTGATTCGGTCGCGGAACTCGCAGGCCGCAATGCCGTCGGCGTGATTCTGACCGGAATGGGCCGCGATGGCGCCGCCGGATTGTTGAAAATGCGCCACGCGGGCGCCAGAACGCTCGGCCAGAACGAAAAAACCTGCGTCGTTTACGGAATGCCAAGGGTTGCTCACGAACTTGGCGCCGTCGAGCAGCAGCTGCCACTGACTGCCATCGGTGAAGAAATATTGAAATTGACAGCCGCCCGAAAGGAAGGGACCGAATAA
- a CDS encoding response regulator, with protein MSIAEKIKVLIVDDQVTSRLLLSDALTQLGFKQITSAGDGEQGMKIMTEQPHHLVISDFNMPKMDGIGFLQAVRTNPNTKKAAFIILTAQGDRALVQKAAQLGANNVLAKPFTIEKMKAAIEAVFGALK; from the coding sequence ATGTCGATCGCGGAGAAAATCAAAGTTCTGATCGTCGATGATCAGGTAACGAGCCGGTTGCTGCTCAGCGACGCGCTGACCCAGCTCGGCTTCAAGCAGATCACATCCGCAGGCGACGGCGAGCAGGGCATGAAGATCATGACCGAGCAGCCGCACCACCTGGTGATCTCTGATTTCAACATGCCGAAGATGGATGGCATCGGCTTCCTTCAGGCCGTGCGCACCAACCCGAACACCAAGAAGGCGGCCTTCATCATCCTCACCGCCCAGGGCGATCGCGCGCTGGTGCAGAAAGCGGCCCAGCTCGGTGCCAACAACGTGCTCGCCAAGCCATTCACGATCGAGAAGATGAAAGCTGCTATCGAAGCCGTGTTTGGAGCTCTGAAATGA
- the cheD gene encoding chemoreceptor glutamine deamidase CheD translates to MIIEGAARRVHIIQGEYKVLSDPNAVLSTILGSCVAACLRDPVAGVGGMNHFLLPGSATSPTSGGDATRYGVHLMELLINGLLKQGARRDRLEAKIFGGAKTISTFSNVGEQNAAFAMQFLRDEGIPVVGSSTGGEHGRKLEYWPVSGRARQYPLTGAETQRTVALEQRPAAPQKPAETSIEFF, encoded by the coding sequence ATGATCATTGAGGGGGCAGCCCGCCGCGTGCACATCATTCAAGGCGAGTACAAGGTTCTGAGCGATCCGAATGCGGTTCTCTCGACCATTCTCGGCTCGTGCGTGGCTGCGTGCCTCAGAGATCCGGTCGCCGGTGTCGGCGGCATGAACCACTTTCTGTTGCCCGGCTCGGCGACGTCGCCGACATCAGGCGGCGATGCCACACGTTACGGCGTGCATCTGATGGAATTGCTGATCAACGGTCTCCTGAAGCAGGGCGCCCGGCGCGACCGGCTGGAGGCAAAGATCTTCGGCGGCGCCAAGACGATCTCGACTTTCTCCAACGTCGGGGAGCAGAATGCGGCCTTCGCCATGCAGTTCCTGAGGGATGAAGGCATTCCGGTGGTCGGCTCCTCCACAGGCGGAGAGCATGGGCGCAAGCTCGAATATTGGCCGGTCTCCGGTCGGGCCCGGCAATACCCTTTGACCGGCGCCGAAACGCAGAGAACCGTCGCTCTCGAGCAGCGTCCCGCCGCTCCGCAGAAGCCCGCCGAAACCAGCATCGAATTTTTTTGA